The sequence aaactggagaaacctaacgggcaactatgacctctggggaatctttgtaaaggctacatagtgagaccctgtcaggtcaccttggtagttatCAATGGGGAGTAATGATCTCTAGGCATaacgggaatcacgactcgtaggtaaagtgtgcgacctctgcagagtgtaagaaactggtatatcagtcgtgctcacggttaagagcagtcttgggatcctctttgattagaacttTGGATGCTTTTATGATTATGGTTAATGATGACAAGTATAACTctaatctctggtatttccttttgtagggagtacttttgggtaataactgggttgattgctaaaacatggCTTTACTACTAGGTAATAAATAcccgaccaactaaaagcaactgcctaaccttaactccacatacagctagcccactttagccaaacgggacatttgctgagtacattgatgtgtactcacccttgctttaaaaaccaccccacctcAGGTTGtcccccactgtattcagtgctcggGAGAAGATAcaagcaacatggaggactttgagaagTTACAGGACTACGACGAATTttagttatgttagtggcaaacccacagtcagctgcctgtgaagatcGTATCTGCTACGTTTTGTATTCCACACTTTGATAATATTAATGACACTGTTTTGTTAATGACTGTGAATGTCTTGAACATCTTTATGTGATAAAATACATTttcgctatttattttgagcaattTGTGATAATGTCTAATTATATAATCGATGTGTACGTgggtttctgatcctgacacatacatggttcgcattcggtttgccttccaaaatcgggtgtgacatacaACTAGTTCGATGATAGAGTACACATTACAAAGTTTTGACTTCTAGTTGTTCGCTTCGGATTAAAGCCAACTGTTTGAGCTGCTGCAGCTACAATCCATAGAGACAAAACACTATTGAGCTAGTAGAAGCCTGTATGAATTATAGCCAAATGAACAGGCTTTTGGTTAAACTGAAAGTCACGATCAAAGTATCATGCATCCAAACTGTAATTTGCATCCTAACCATTTGTGAGCATCTACCAGGTCCAGCACATGAATTCTACATCATTTGCCTGGCCACCACCATTTCCTTGGAGCCGGTGGAGGTGTAAGGATGTCTAGCATGGTCTCCTTCTCCCTTGGAGTCAGTGGTACCCCTCGGACCAGGTTCAGAGCCATAATGTGAACATTTGTCCTTTGCCTATGCCTTTGGTAAGCCCAGATTCCAGCTGCTATACCACCAACAATGACCTGTACATGATGAACTCAATCAGAAATCTCAGATTCAGATTAGCAGATTTCAGGGAATTTGATGAGTCGCTAGCTCCTGAGGAGTAGCACATGCCATACAGTTATGTATAATAAATGGAAGCATGTACAAAATGAATAAATGATAGATTCTTATTAGGCCTTACAGGCGAAAGCCAAATCCCAGCAGTCTGAAGATCAAATTTAGGGGCATATAGTACTGTCTCCCCATAATCATCCTCTAGTTTCTTGTAGATCTCTTTATCACTCTTTCCTGCTTTTATTTCATCACGAATGAGCTGCAAAATGTAATATTGTTACTGTCTAACAGAAAATATCACAGTAAATGTCAATTTAGCATTACTACTGAATGCTTCTCTTTTCCTGGTTGCCATACAtttaataaatatatatatatacacaaatACAGGAGAGGAAGAAAAAGA is a genomic window of Zea mays cultivar B73 chromosome 5, Zm-B73-REFERENCE-NAM-5.0, whole genome shotgun sequence containing:
- the LOC100383068 gene encoding cytochrome c-type biogenesis CcmH-like mitochondrial protein isoform X1, whose translation is MAAEEDVKQRQIIENRARNISHNVRCTECGSQSIEDSQADVAILLRKLIRDEIKAGKSDKEIYKKLEDDYGETVLYAPKFDLQTAGIWLSPVIVGGIAAGIWAYQRHRQRTNVHIMALNLVRGVPLTPREKETMLDILTPPPAPRKWWWPGK